The genomic DNA TCAGTTCAGCTGAGAGTTAGTTTTTTTCGCATTTTTATTTTAAGTATATTTAGTATGGTTGTAAAAATCAGTAATCGGTACTAATCGGTTTTGGTACCGATTAGAGATTAATCGGTAAATCTTGGATTAATGAGAGGGATTAATCTGAGCAAAAATtggatatatttaaatattttaataatatttaatatatttaccttTTTAGAACACTGATATTTAGTCGCGCTAGAACAAATTTTTTTTTGGTGTGGAACTAATTattatgcaaatgttgttcaCTTTTCGGATATACATTGTTATGCGGAATTTTAAAATTGTTGAATATATTCGAAAACTGTTCTCACCAGAGCGCGAGCACTTGTACGTGTCTTTTGCTATAAGTTCAGGCTTCTGATTTACTGATAGGGGGCTAATTGGTTTGTTTTGTTTTTagtttctgatttttttttacaTCCCTGTTCAGAATTTAATTTAGGCATGATATAAATGATGAGTAAGGACTAACAATACTAATTTGAAACACCATTTTGATTTAAATGACTTAAGTGTATATTTTTGCTTCCTGAAATGCAAATATGCAAGTACAAATTGTCTAACATggtaaaaaaataaaattcaacATAAACCATTTGAAGAATGATCACGCTTGTTAACTCTTTCAATTAAAGTAAACAGACACAATATTGTGTTGTGTTTCGTTGTTTAACATTTGAAATGTGTTATAGGGTGCAAAAATGGATTCAGATGTTGCCGTTTTTGGCATATTGCCTTCAATTTGTGCTGAAATTGTTGAACACCTTTTTTAACAGTAGAACTCGAGTAATCTTAAAAAATGAAATTAGATTACTTATGTTAAACCATATTCTGGGATTTCTATACAAAAATAGAGTTGTTCTTATTATTTTCTATGTCCAGGCTTGTGCTATAAGATAGATTGTATCTTGTTGTTTTTTTACTTTATATCTAAGTTTTAAAAGTTACTAGTCATAATTAATAACAGTGTGTCGAAGACTGAGGCTGTCAGGGTCTTGAATTTTGTTAATAAATTGCAGGATCTGGTGCTTACAGCGATGCAAGAGGAGCTAGACAATCTTTGTGAACAGGTGAATTATTTCAAAGATCAGCCAGACATGAATGCAGATGGACAGTATGATGATTCTTTCTCCGGGAATACCAGATCTGTTGGTTGTGGTTGTCAGTCTTGTGTTTATCATCAGTTCTCGTCAAATGATCCCATGGTAAAAAATTATCTTCAAGATGAATTCAGTTTGTACTTCTGATCTCAATAGTTTTGATTGAACATTTTGCAAATTATAGATCTAGAAGCTAACCTCTCTTGGTTTTCAGGGTAATGCTGTCATTGAAGAATCCAACTGTGAGGACACATTTAACTTTCAGTTGCCTTCCATGAATGTTTTGACATCAGAGGATCGCCGTATGTCTAATATCTCTGATTGGGCTCCTAGTGTCGTTTCCTCTGTAGATATTCAGGTAGTAAATATTGTTCAAAGTTGCAACTTATAGAGTATCATGTTTATTTGTCGCTTTGTTCAAAATTAATTCGAGTTTTGTAGCCTTGTTATTTTTAACCCTACATATTATTAACGGATAAACATATCAGTTTGTTAATTTATGTTCTTTGCACGGATTCTTCTCTCCTTTCAGTAGCAATGTAGCATGAACCCAACTCAGAATTATTCTATGAACTATTAGCGTTATACACTCCTCTAAAATTCAAACTTCGGAATTTCCACTTGGAATTGTACGTTGTAGCATAAAGCCAATCCAAAATAAAGTATAATCTAGTCGTTTCCAGAAGCATATATTTTGATAACAATTTTTGTAGAAGCTTCTGCTGGTTGTAGTAGTAATCGCACTAAACTATTTAAAAGAAAAGTAACACATGTATATCGTTACCAAGTTCTTCTGTGACTGACAAAGCTTATAAATGAACAGCTACAGTTAGACAGTGAGCAAGATATCTACAACCTACGGATGGAATGTGAAGAAAAGGATACCACCATAAAAGAGCTGTCTGTGAATCTTCACTCATCGGAAGTTATTAGTTCGAAGGTGCTATTCTTTTAACTATTTTTGACCTTCTATAGAAGAATTATTAATTATACATCCATTTATTCAATTCGTACTATTCATATATTTCTTAAAGAGGATCGCGGAATTGGAAGGAATCATTCGTAAGAAGAAAAGTGCAATTACAAAGCTCAAGAAAGAAATGGCGGTTCTTGAACAGAAGGTATTATTATTATGCTTTACATCAAACTACAATGAGACCCAACATTTAGTACATCTGTTTTGAATCTGAATCTTTAAAACTTTTCCCTTTATTTTTGAGACTTCAAAGTTCAAGCATTTTATCATGTCATCTTAGCGTTAGCAATTACATTGTGAGTTTACTAATGTATTTCGAGCTTAATATGTTTGAGTTCCTGAATTATCAATTAAGGACTTGGATAATTTAAAAAAATCGAAATTGGAGAGAGAAGTTAAATATTTTCTTCCTTGATGATTTTAAAAGGAGGCAAGTAGAGTTTAGTTGTTTAGAGAGCATTGCAAATTAGAGAATCGTTGTAATCTTCATATTTGATATTAGTAATGAACATGATAGTTTCTTAAATATCTTGCGCTTTTTTTAATTTTCATACGGACTATTTGTTTATTTCCGCACTCGAAAGTATTTTTCCTAGTTCATCTGTGTCACCTTTGGATTTTCTTGACCTTTATTAGAAGAAATCAATATGAAAAGTCCCCCAAATAAACTTGAAACCACTATAACACTTAACTTCACAGCTTAACTCAATCACATAGTTTAAGTATAAATATCAACTAAAAAGAGCTTTATTAGCACAGTTTATGATGCTGGAAATTTTAGGCTTGAATGTACAAAATTGTGATAACAAGGCAATATAAGAAATAAAAGGGCATCGATAAGTAGGGTTTTAAATAGAAAATGACCTTTAAATTGACACCAGATTAGTGCTGTAACGAAAATGATTGCTAATAAAATTTCCATATGAATCAAGTCTGGCAACCAATTTGAGTTAACAGAATCAGAACAACTTTCCACACATTATATACTCTAATACTATACTGTATTTAGGACAGTTGAAGCACTGAAGTGGAAGTGGTTTGATTGTAATGCTACAGTTGTTGGATTTTTAGAAATATGGTTTTAAATAAGCAAATAATGTATACACAAATCATGATCCTTCAGAAAAAAACTTATTTGAGAGAAGAGCCAAATGAAGCTACTGGTTATAGATTATCAAGATGCAGATCATTCATTCAATCTTAGCAACGAGTTTTCTGGAAGACTGATTTATATGAATTATGTACAGAATCGTGTCACATCATCCAAAATTTATAAAACAATGAGCTATAATTGTATACATGTCTGTCACAGTTTCTATTGTGAGCATTGTCATGAAGAAACTTCCATGATTTTGTATAAAGTTTGTCTATTACTTGCCTCTGAGTATGTTTGTGTCAATGTAATAAAAACACTAAAACAGGTGTCCTATCTAACTCGACTTCGTAGACCATCTTCGTTTTCAAGCTCAAAGCAACTACAGGCCATGGCAGATAACTCTGTATGTGATGTGGATAGTGCAACTAGTCCATCATCTTCCGATACGGATCGTTCCCCTAGGACCAGTTCTCAAGCACCTAACGGAAATAGTGAGAAGATCATGGTTCAGGATTGGAAATGCTCTTTGGTGGGAGATCAAAAAACAAGAAATGCCAAAAGTTCAAACATTGTAGACAAATTGATCAATCAACGTCAAACTTCTCCACCAGCAAGTCCTCTCAAAGAAAAATCACGGAAAGAGAAATCTGATGCAGAATCCTTGTCAAGATTGAGAAGGCCGACCAGGTCCAAAGATGCCATCTTAAAGAAGTGATGTAAGTGTTGTACTCTTAACTCAGCAATTTAATAAAATAACTACTCTAGTCCTCCCATTTTAAGAATACACTTTTTCTGTGTGCTAAATGGTATGGCAATATATTTCTCATTTTCATACTTCAAATTGCATTACAATATTTTTAGAGCAGTGTTAGGTTCCCCGAATATTTTTCCCAATTTTTTTACTAAATGATGTGGCATATACATGGCGGTTTTTGATTTGTGAGCGCATATTTATGCACGCGGGGTCCCATATTATTATTAGGTAAGTTGCTATATACAACGTGACACATCAGCATTTGGGAAATTTTTTGAGGAAAAAATTTGGGAAACCTAACATTTCtcatatttttatgtttttatgctTCAGTAGGAATGTAGGATCCGTATGCTACCAGAACTGAACAAGCTATTAAGAGGGTGTTTAAAGTTGCTTATATGCAGTTAATAAGAAAAGTTGAATATTGCTTGTAGGCTAGTTAACAAGCACAATATGTTTTGACCAGCTTGGTTAAATGTTCTTCATGAAAAATAGACTTATTTTGGAACAATTTATTACCATTATTTCGATTATGTAGTATTTTAGAGCTTCATTACTCCATAGTATTTTTATTCCTTTTTATCACTATATTACTATTATTATCCTTTTTATGTTCATTTTTCGAAGTTATAAGCAATAGCAGTAGCAAACTATATGCTACTTTTGCTACTACTTCAACTGTCTTTATAATATCAAACACAGATTGCTTATGAATTACACAAGCAAACGCGTAATTTTGGTGAGTTCCAGACCGCTCTGGATACATTAATGAAACTCATGCAGTGTCCCATCATCCTACATGTGCACAGTTGTGCATTTAGGTTTTGCTTTCTTGGTGGTTTCTTATAAAGAAATCAGTAACTGGGGGTCTAGAGTCTGGTTGATTAGTGCTGTACTTGGTATTTGAATTCTATGTAATATTTATTCTATGCTAACTTCCGATTATTCTGGGATTCATGTGTAGTTTTAACTCATTAACCAAATAGATTGGAAGCTTTGTACCTTCGGTTGTTGCAAGATATATGGTCCGTAGAAGAGTTCTAATGCAGAAGCCATATTATATTGAAGCTGCTGGAGTTCTTCTGGAGTTGTTGCAGGAAAGTTGATTACATTTAGGTACAAACTTTGATTAATTCATGTAACTTATTTAAACATGTTATCACTGTTCTTAGAAAGGTTATGGGAAACAAAGCAATTGCTGATTTTCTTGAGCTTATTCTTCTAGTTTGAACGCTTAAGTGGATCTTTAATGCTTTAAAAAGTTGTTAACCTGAAAGAAATTGAATATGTAGATGACCTTTTGCCCAAGCAGAAACTAGTCTGTCTATTTGGGAATTCTAATAAATTGCTTATAAACACTTAATATGGCAATCTTTTAAACACATTTTGTAACTTTATTATAGCTGCAGTTGTCTGGTTAAGTAACATATATACAAGCATCTGCATCAAATTGTTGGCTATAAAGTATGAGCTGGCTATGAATTTACTCTTCTGAAATGGGGTATCCATGCTCCATTAAGCTGCTCGCCAATTCTTGTTTATGACTACTTCAGTGTTGTTACTTGTTAGATAGGTAGCTAGCTTGATCTCAGCACTATAATGTTGCGAAGAGAACTCCAGG from Apium graveolens cultivar Ventura chromosome 5, ASM990537v1, whole genome shotgun sequence includes the following:
- the LOC141659431 gene encoding uncharacterized protein LOC141659431, producing the protein MNSDAGEARSGSASPAPASFSITSTFCPTPRRLSTNFIPSTEPVRAMKQLGSVSTRLEKCSSAKHKNAGVEWELLGPIVLVHAAAAHVEKNKLVSELQESVQLRDLVLTAMQEELDNLCEQVNYFKDQPDMNADGQYDDSFSGNTRSVGCGCQSCVYHQFSSNDPMGNAVIEESNCEDTFNFQLPSMNVLTSEDRRMSNISDWAPSVVSSVDIQLQLDSEQDIYNLRMECEEKDTTIKELSVNLHSSEVISSKRIAELEGIIRKKKSAITKLKKEMAVLEQKVSYLTRLRRPSSFSSSKQLQAMADNSVCDVDSATSPSSSDTDRSPRTSSQAPNGNSEKIMVQDWKCSLVGDQKTRNAKSSNIVDKLINQRQTSPPASPLKEKSRKEKSDAESLSRLRRPTRSKDAILKK